The Podospora bellae-mahoneyi strain CBS 112042 chromosome 7, whole genome shotgun sequence genome includes a window with the following:
- a CDS encoding hypothetical protein (EggNog:ENOG503P2ZK) has protein sequence MLSQVALVSLLASASLGSASPITPRQAAQQVVRINSIENVAVRSNGLILATNMNSATLYSVDPVAKTSSTALSVSGTNGLSGIAEYQPDQFAVIGGGKSIYKVDFSSGTPRSTLIKTITEAQNLNGLAYFDNSTVLVADAGRGNVYKIDVNTGVYSEVARDPTMAPSGGIPFGIDGIRYANGTLWYTNIFRNSFHKIPLDPVTAKSTGAQTTLWTNLMGDDLCFGPNGKIYVTTNSRNSLVEVDPTAARPSPVSVGTVTGSTSCAFGRTDRDRNIAYVGGGQGVFAVTIRV, from the coding sequence ATGCTGTCCCAAGTAGCTCTTGTCTCCCTGTTGGCCAGCGCCAGCCTCGGCTCAGCAAGCCCAATCACCCCACGACAGGCCGCTCAGCAGGTTGTCCGCATCAACTCGATCGAGAATGTCGCCGTCCGTTCCAACGGCCTCATCCTGGCCACCAACATGAACAGTGCAACCCTCTACTCGGTCGACCCCGTAGCCAAgacatcctccaccgccctctccgtCTCCGGCACCAACGGGCTCTCAGGAATCGCCGAGTACCAGCCCGACCAGTTCGCCgtcatcggcggcggcaagtCCATCTACAAGGTCGACTTCTCCTCCGGCACCCCCCGCTCCACCCTCATCAAGACCATCACCGAAGCCCAGAACCTCAACGGCCTGGCCTACTTTGACAACTCGACCGTCCTCGTCGCCGACGCCGGCCGCGGTAACGTCTACAAGATCGACGTGAACACGGGCGTCTACTCCGAAGTTGCCCGCGACCCGACCATGGCCCCATCAGGCGGCATCCCCTTCGGCATCGACGGCATCCGCTACGCCAACGGGACGCTGTGGTACACTAACATCTTCCGCAACTCGTTTCACAAGATCCCCCTCGACCCCGTCACGGCCAAGAGCACGGGCGCCCAGACCACCCTCTGGACCAACCTCATGGGCGATGACCTCTGCTTCGGTCCCAACGGCAAGATTTatgtcaccaccaacagcaggAACTCCCTGGTCGAGGTTGACCCGACGGCTGCCAGACCCAGCCCCGTGAGCGTGGGGACCGTGACGGGCAGCACGAGCTGTGCTTTTGGGCGGACAGACAGGGACAGAAACATTGCGTATGTCGGCGGTGGACAGGGTGTTTTTGCTGTTACTATTCGGGTCTGA
- a CDS encoding hypothetical protein (MEROPS:MER0000432; EggNog:ENOG503NVT5; COG:S) — MLSSTWGSPSGTVQLPKEVTPYTVNIDQGQLDRTQTLLKLSPIPGECYENSLPDGSRKLGLRREWLVEAKRVWEEEFSWRAVESQINSFPNFTASVPVNEQGEQINVQFLGIFSQNPNAVPVVFLHGWPGSILEFLPLFSLLREKYPDPARLPFHLIAPSLPGFGFSDQFPNDRNYGMEDVAFVVDSLMVGTLGLKNYVVQGGDIGSRIARVLGNRCEQCSAVLINYSPVPPPESFDFTTLSEKDKRGLERGDWFRNDGSAYAMMAASRPGTLGLALSASPLALLAWIGEKYLDWTDPLSFTQDQTLPSGARYSRKLMNEIIASVALYWLTGKIHTSFYSYREAFALNGRVPPSSNAQFPVMAPKKVGMMWFPYEVIPTPRAWIEKYSNLVFWREEEVGGHFAQLEQPEVLAKGLEDFIKVLQEK; from the exons ACTTCCCAAAGAAGTAACACCTTACACGGTTAACATCGACCAGGGACAGCTTGATCGGACTCAGACTCTGCTCAAGCTATCTCCCATACCGGGAGAATGCTACGAGAATTCACTCCCCGACGGCAGCCGGAAGCTGGGGCTGAGAAGAGAATGGCTGGTGGAGGCTAAGCGTGTTTGGGAAGAGGAATTCAGCTG GAGAGCAGTCGAATCCCAGATTAACAGTTTCCCCAACTTCACCGCTTCAGTGCCCGTCAACGAACAAGGAGAACAGATCAACGTTCAATTCCTCGGAATCTTCAGCCAGAACCCCAACGCTGTGCCAGTCGTCTTTCTTCACGGATGGCCTGGCTCCATCTTGGAGTTTCTTCCCCTCTTCAGCCTTCTAAGAGAAAAGTACCCGGATCCTGCTCGGTTACCGTTCCACCTGATTGCGCCTTCTCTACCTGGCTTTGGCTTTTCCGACCAGTTTCCCAATGACAGAAACTACGGCATGGAGGATGTCGCCTTCGTCGTTGACTCGCTCATGGTTGGCACCCTTGGCCTCAAGAACTATGTAGTCCAAGGTGGCGACATCGGGTCACGCATTGCACGTGTTCTCGGCAACCGATGTGAGCAGTGCAGTGCCGTGCTCATCAACTACAGCCCTGTTCCGCCGCCAGAAAGCTTTGACTTCACAACACTGAGCGAGAAAGACAAAAGGGGATTGGAAAGAGGTGACTGGTTCCGCAACGATGGATCTGCCTACGCCATGATGGCCGCCTCCAGACCAGGAACACTAGGATTGGCCTTGTCCGCCAGCCCTCTTGCGTTGCTGGCCTGGATAGGAGAAAAGTACCTCGACTGGACCGATCCCCTTTCCTTTACTCAAGACCAGACACTACCCAGCGGAGCTCGGTACTCGAGAAAGTTGATGAATGAAATCATTGCCAGCGTGGCACTCTACTGGCTCACCGGCAAGATCCATACCAGCTTCTACTCCTACCGGGAGGCGTTTGCCCTCAACGGCCGGGTCCCGCCATCAAGCAACGCGCAGTTCCCGGTCATGGCGCCGAAAAAGGTGGGTATGATGTGGTTCCCGTATGAGGTCATCCCTACCCCAAGAGCATGGATAGAGAAGTACTCTAACCTGGTCttttggagggaggaggaagtaggAGGGCACTTTGCACAGTTGGAGCAACCTGAGGTTCTGGCTAAAGGGTTGGAGGATTTCATCAAGGTTTTGCAGGAGAAATGA